GTTGTGGAGCAGGTGTTGTCTAGGCGTGGCATGAGTGGGTTTGAGGTTCATCAGTTGTCGATCCTTCATGTGAGTCTTCAGTGGCAGTGCTGGCTTCGTGGTTACTAGGCGGAGTTTCTTCGTCGTCGTCGTACAGGAAGTCTTTCGAGATCATTTTTCTAGAGACCTTGATGTTCAGGCCTTTGTTGTAATGCAGCTTCCTTTTCAGTGTGAACTTCTGTTGCTTTACGTGCCTATTGAGAAAGATCCTACTGCCGTGTGCTCCATCATTTTCAGGCTCCCCCACCTGATGGATGAACTCGGAGGTATCAGTGGCGGCTGGTTTCTTAGCTGAAATGTCCGGTGTCATGGCTTCTTTGCCTTCAGGATCATTCACGAGGTCTTCGTCATCTGCCCGGCCGAGATGGTGACTGCTGGGTTcgtttatcttcatgaagtcatAGTTTCTGTATGCGGGATGGGATGTCGCCAAGATGTTCAATTGGTCCCActtttgggtcttttttctttgtacCTCCGGAATGACCCCTCTGGACTGCTGGATGGAGACCACCACCGAAGAAACAGTGGAACGTTTGTTCTTCAAAATCCCCTTGATGGGCCGGCGGGAAGCACTGGAGGCTGTCACGCTGGTGAGGGAGCGAAGGGCCTACCCGTGCACCCAGGCTGAAGCCGCAGAGTACTCTGTTCTGGAAGAAGGTCCCAACGCCCTATGAGCTTCACCCCAACCCAACATCACAAATGGCACTGCAGACCACGCCACAGAGGTGACCACCACCATCATGGCCGCCATCATGGCCGCCTTCACAGCCTTACGGCCCACGCTGGGTTTCATTTTATAAAGAGTAATATAGGAAATATTCCCGCATTGCACATGAAACAGGGAAGCactattttgtgaatttctatGTAGCCTGTCTGTGTACGGGAGGCTCTGTAAAATGTAGGTCTTACCTTGGGTCCCTGTCAAAAATTGCAGTCACTACCTTGGTTGGAAAGATTGGAACTGTAGGTGCTAGAAGATGATTACATTCTGCTCCTTCGGTTGCCATGCACACTTCCCTCTCCCCTACCTACTTACttacacaaacacgcacacagGACACTTGCTCTTGGCTTCCTTCTCCACCTCTTGGGAAATGGCCCCAATATCCAGCCAGTTAGAATAACGGGGAAACGTGGCATCCTCCTGGGTGCTTCACCCTCCAATCCAGCCACCACCCTCTTTCAAGTCACCCCCATCTCTCATCGGGCCTATAGGCACAGCCTTTGAACTGCGCTCCACCTCCCAAAACCCTTCCTGCCTCGGTCCTGCCTCTTATCCACCCTCTACCAAGAGCAGTCCTTCAAAAACGCCTGTCAAATCTTGTCACGTCTCTCTTTCAAACCCTTTAACAGCTGCCCATTTTCTGTAACACAAAGGCCAAAATCCagaagaagccaaaaaaaaagcaGCTCTCTGAACTCGGACATACatctggaacattcttcccctaaattctcccccaccctgcctccagcTTTCAATTCTGGCCTTTCCATTCTTTTCACCTTCCTTTTTGCCCCACGGGCTTTTTCTAGGTTCTTCCCACAGCCTGGAATGACCCTTCAGTTTTCAGCTCAATCATTATTGCTTTCTACAGCCCTGTTTCCTGAGCCCGAGGGCATACTGACCTTCCTCTGCTCTCCTAGTTTCTCATGCCCCTTGGCACTTGTTGTGATTATATTATCTGTAGACACACTAGATGGTCACCTCCAAGAGAGTAAGGAAGATGTCTGTGTTGCTCACCATTATCTCCAGCTTTGTATCTTGCCAACACGATgctgtacctggcacatagtaggtatcacaaaaatatttattgagtgtatgATAAATGAGGGGTAATGGGAAACTGAAAGAATGAGATGTGTGAATACAGAAAAGAGGACTCCAAGTCATTAACAACTTGTCTAACCAgtcatgtggaaaaaaaggaaaaaaaaaaaaaacaacccatatgtggaatttggggGCTGTTATGCGAGTGACTTTGGAATGTTTTGTCCCTTGCAGGCCTCCTGTTTCACATGCGTTGACattcttccagaaaatgaaaaggaaattaagacccAGTTTCACATTCCCCCCTCCAGGTAGCGGtcacaagatttttttctttccttctgataacattttgcttcctcttctctccctcaagGTCTCTCCGCATTTTcgaaacacaaaagcaaaagcatGAAAGAACCATAAAACTTTTACAGGGGCCTTGAGCACCTCCGAGTTCAAGTTGTCCTGTATTCTCCAAAGTCCTGCTAACTTTAGGAACTCTGCGATCACTTTAAAACTGTGTTATTCATCTCAGAAAAAGACATTTCCTGATACCAtactctttgggaaaaaaaaacaaaaaagctgtaTTATGTGGTGAGGGCTTTCAGGGATTCAAAAGCTGATATTCAAGGCTATAGGAAAACCCTCTGGTatgtgagaggaagaaaaaacaacccTCATTATGCAGAAATACTGCAGGCTACCCTTTTAAAAAGCCTAACTGAAAGGCAGCACAGAGCTACACAAATGTGATTTGTCCTCCTGGATGGCAGGCACAGTGGGCCTGTGCATGTTTAACCGTAAACAGGATGTTAAGGGAGACGCTGATTCCATTGCACTGGGATCCTGCTTTTATCTGTACACAGCACCCACCCGCACATACTGTGATCTGAATATACGAGCTGCTCAATATATAATGAGTCAGCGATCCGGTCGTTCTTGGCGTTTTCTGAAATTCATGTTTCAGTAGCACAGTGGCAGCTCTTGCTGGGGCAGGAGCACGGCAATTGTGACCTATTACATGGGCCACAGACACGATTGTTTAAAGAGCGAAACCACCAGGCACGACAGATTGCACCTACCGTTTGCTAATTAGCTGCTTAATGAAAATCTCCTTAAGAGAAATCCAAGTTTTGACTTCTGGTCATCAAACTAAAAATTCTCAATCTCCGCAACACTACCACAAGCTTCAGAGTTAGAAAAGATCAGCAGTCTTTCCAACATTCCTCTTTCTTTACGCCATTCGCTTGCTATTGCCCTGGGACAAGAGCGGAGCAGGTATGTCTGAGACTCcaacgtgcacacacacacacacacacacacacacatactccagGGTTAACTAAAACTTTTCCAGTCAATAAtacattatatgaaatttaatagCAGGCCTAGAAAgtcctttcaataaatatttagtgaccCTCCTCTGTATTTCCAATAGCAGAACCTTCATTTCAAATACACAAAAGGTGAAATGGTATTTCAGTGGTTCCTAGTAAGTAAATGTGGTTTCttagtttggtttggtttttaaagtttattaatttattttgagagagagtgtgtgtgtgcatgtgcggaggggggaggggctgagagagggagagagagaatcccacgcaggttctgccctgtcagcgcagggcccaatgAAGGgttcgaactcccaaactgtgagatcacgacgaGCCCAAAGAGGGGTTCGAACTcccagagtgtgagatcatgactagagctgagatcaagaatcagacacttacctgactgagccttccaggcaccaCCTCAACGGGTTAATATTTGATGACTACATCTAAATATCCATGCTGTTCTTTCatcacagttttaaaatacattaaactaTAATACTGATATTTGAAATGTCATTTGAACCCTCTGATATTTGCACAGGATCAGAGTATTCTACAGAGCACTGCTTGTTAATTGTGGCAGGAGATGACTCCACAGCTTTGTTTCTTCTGCTGAAAATCACCTCTTTTCTATGGAGACTTCTCCAAGTGCCGTAAGTACGGGGGTTGGTTCAAAAGGAGAACCAGGCCGGGAACAAAGAAATTCTCAACTAAAGGTGGGAACACCTAAGAAACCAAGACTTCCCATCAACAAAGAAGGTATCCCAGATGTCCCACTGGGTGCCATTAGTGAGAGATTAGTAAAATTTTGAGAAGGCAGTGGGTTACTTGGGGACCAATTGTGCTTCCGGAAGTGGAGATTAATACTAGTTCAGCCACGTAGTATCTGAAGTCATGCATCAGTTTATCCAAGAATGGTTCATACTACTTGGAGAATTATGTTAGCTACTGTGTGGTATGAAAATAGAAGTTCTACTTGGTTTTGAATGTATGTTTCTTgcccaatttctctctctctctctctctctctcttatattcCAAACCCAGATTTCTGACATTCTAGTAAATATCCCTATCTTAGATTGTGTTCCCTTACAAACtgaccctgagacaaggattcaaGTGCCAGTGGTCTATACTTGGGAAGAGATTTGCAGAAAACACTagtaggggagtggggaggggcattaATTCTCTAGCACTCTGGATTCCTCCAACACATGGAGGGCCCATGTGTTGATGCGTCCTCTTGTTGGGTTCCTCCCATCCCTTTTCACAAGCCTTCTCCTGCTGTCCTGCTCCCTGGGCTCACAGTCCTAAATGAAAGGCTCTCCACCTCTGCTTTCACAGGCAGAACCCAGACTAAGACAAGGATTGTGCATGTTATCTTCAGTTCCCCCACACCTAACACATAATTCACGCCTATCCATACTCTGGCACTTGCCCATATTTCCATAAAGTGATGAATGAACTGAGGAAAGTGGACAAAAATCTTTTGAAAGGAGGAGTCTGACAATATGGGCAGATCTAGAGGGGTTCGGGGAGGCAATGACTTTCTATCTTTCCCGTTATAAGTTTTAAAGCtgtaaagcttttattttctctttccaaatgaAATATTACATAGAACTCCAGAAGAGCCACCGATGAAATTGGAGCTAGGAAGCAATGGAGTTGGTCTGTCTGAGTGAAGTGGGGACCCTGGAGTCATTATCGCTTGGCCTCCCCGAGGTGGTTCCTAAGGCATCACGGAACCTGAGGAGGGAGACCAAGTTGAAAACCACCACAAGAGTGAGTTATTGCTCAAAGCATGAGTGTTCCATTAGCCCAAGTGTTGGTTTTCTCAGTGGTCACTTGTTTTGAGATTTTCTACTGTAGTGATTGACAACCACACTCACTGACAGTAGGTCACAAAGGAAACAGGACATCACTGAAGATTTGTGATGTCACATAGTAAACATCAActtagccccccacccccaaggggATAACCTAGTTTGGGAATGTTAAGTGAAGAGAAAAGTCATCAGTGGGAATGTCTGCCATCAGTGGGAATGTCTGCTAAGagttatacaaaataaataaataaataaataaataaataaagtcaaagatAGCAGAAAACAGGCTTTGTAGGGACGGGCTGAAGAGTTTATAGTAGAGAAGTGTTCTTCCTGCCCCCTAAGGACCCTAAGATGTgtcataagaaaatgaaaaggggtTCCTCTTCTTACTCTTGACTCTGCATGTTCAGGGAAGGAGCGTATTGATAAAATAGAACATGGTTTCATCAAGTTCTTttcatatataaacattataaagtTAGATTCCAGACAGTACTGCTCTGGCTTAGATGGAACTCCTGAAAGTTCTATCAGCCAAGCTCGGGAGGCAGAGATGAGAAGGGGGGTTGATGTAAACTTGGGGAGGTATCTGATTTGAATAGGAGACGCATACTGGAACCCATGACTCCCACCACTTCTAGAAGGGACATTTAGCAATGGGGCACATGTACCGCCATAGCAGTCCCAGAGGACTCACTGcctagcctgcttcagattctgtgtctccctctctctgccccgtccccgctcattctctgcctctctctgtctctcaaaaatgaataaacgttaaaaatttttttttgcttaaaaaggTATAGTGGCTTGTTCAGGGTCACACGGGCAGCCCGTGGCATAGCCAGCACTAAAAATCTGCTGTGGCAGTGCACTTCCCCACTTGCTACACGCTCCTTCCAGAAGCAGGTGGTGGGAGCCAGAGTCCCAGCACATGTCTCCTATTCAAACCAGATACCTCCCCAAGTTTACGTCAAACCCCCTTCTCATCTCTGCCTCTTTGGCCTACACGTTCTCCAGGAGCACTGGCACttggaaagaacaaaagaaacagcaaaaccACCATTTCAGAAGGATTAAAATCCTGAACCTTGTGTCCTCTGGGTAGGAAGTTAAAATATGAGGCGGGAGCCCAGCTGGAGGCACAAGTGGAAAAGTTTTTTGGGCAAGCAATCAATAGGCCAGCTGACCCAAGTTTTCTAGTTCTGGATGAACCATAGTCAAATTAGAAAAGCAATAATGTGATCCGGGGCAGCAAAATTCAATTTTGCCAACAACACTGAGATTCCTTGAGGCGGCCCTTTAAAGATGACATTATAGACAGGATTATTTCCCATGTGTACAAATATGGCTGggggagaaaaacacacacatggaGATATAACCCGATGTGTGATCCATTCTATCCTGGAAACAAATTTTCTtgttattatatatctatatttttttagaaagagcattATAAAACCAGCAAGAGAgtgtaatagaaaaagaaatgaaacgcTGCAAGTCTTTTTTATGATGTTTCACacgcaaaaagaaaaataactcacaGGATCGTC
The DNA window shown above is from Lynx canadensis isolate LIC74 chromosome X, mLynCan4.pri.v2, whole genome shotgun sequence and carries:
- the PPP1R2C gene encoding protein phosphatase inhibitor 2 family member C, yielding MKPSVGRKAVKAAMMAAMMVVVTSVAWSAVPFALRSLTSVTASSASRRPIKGILKNKRSTVSSVVVSIQQSRGVIPEVQRKKTQKWDQLNILATSHPAYRNYDFMKINEPSSHHLGRADDEDLVNDPEGKEAMTPDISAKKPAATDTSEFIHQVGEPENDGAHGSRIFLNRHVKQQKFTLKRKLHYNKGLNIKVSRKMISKDFLYDDDEETPPSNHEASTATEDSHEGSTTDEPQTHSCHA